A region of Cucumis melo cultivar AY chromosome 2, USDA_Cmelo_AY_1.0, whole genome shotgun sequence DNA encodes the following proteins:
- the LOC103501054 gene encoding uncharacterized protein LOC103501054 isoform X1 — MEPKSASPPWVWRQQNSAMEQVFASLASNHLVKVHKVVVMKYGGAIVQRERRALLRKEKQTNPTNDIKMEHGEARFTQCYTSYWCAKLQRKSSFDSSSVTMVALWTKAHKRKDGQLVNSQVAKTLLIIFLVSYEIIID, encoded by the exons ATGGAACCTAAATCTGCTTCTCCTCCATGGGTTTGGAGGCAACAAAATTCGGCAATGGAACAA GTTTTTGCTTCTCTTGCCTCCAATCATTTGGTTAAGGTCCATAAG GTGGTGGTGATGAAGTATGGAGGAGCAATTGTTCAAAGAGAGAGACGTGCACtgttaagaaaagaaaaacaa ACAAATCCAACAAATGACATCAAGATGGAACATGGAGAGGCAAGATTCACTCAATGCTACACTAGTTACTGGTGTGCAAAATTACAG AGAAAAAGTAGTTTTGATTCATCTTCGGTCACAATGGTTGCACTATGGACTAAAGCACACAAAAGGAAGGATGGACAACTGGTGAATTCACAAGTTGCCAAGACACTT ttaattatatttttggttTCATATGAGATTATCATAGACTGA
- the LOC103501054 gene encoding uncharacterized protein LOC103501054 isoform X3, with amino-acid sequence MEPKSASPPWVWRQQNSAMEQVFASLASNHLVKVHKVVVMKYGGAIVQRERRALLRKEKQTNPTNDIKMEHGEARFTQCYTSYWCAKLQRKSSFDSSSVTMVALWTKAHKRKDGQLVNSQVAKTL; translated from the exons ATGGAACCTAAATCTGCTTCTCCTCCATGGGTTTGGAGGCAACAAAATTCGGCAATGGAACAA GTTTTTGCTTCTCTTGCCTCCAATCATTTGGTTAAGGTCCATAAG GTGGTGGTGATGAAGTATGGAGGAGCAATTGTTCAAAGAGAGAGACGTGCACtgttaagaaaagaaaaacaa ACAAATCCAACAAATGACATCAAGATGGAACATGGAGAGGCAAGATTCACTCAATGCTACACTAGTTACTGGTGTGCAAAATTACAG AGAAAAAGTAGTTTTGATTCATCTTCGGTCACAATGGTTGCACTATGGACTAAAGCACACAAAAGGAAGGATGGACAACTGGTGAATTCACAAGTTGCCAAGACACTT tag
- the LOC103501054 gene encoding uncharacterized protein LOC103501054 isoform X2, which yields MEPKSASPPWVWRQQNSAMEQVFASLASNHLVKVHKVVVMKYGGAIVQRERRALLRKEKQTNPTNDIKMEHGEARFTQCYTSYWCAKLQRKSSFDSSSVTMVALWTKAHKRKDGQLVNSQVAKTLK from the exons ATGGAACCTAAATCTGCTTCTCCTCCATGGGTTTGGAGGCAACAAAATTCGGCAATGGAACAA GTTTTTGCTTCTCTTGCCTCCAATCATTTGGTTAAGGTCCATAAG GTGGTGGTGATGAAGTATGGAGGAGCAATTGTTCAAAGAGAGAGACGTGCACtgttaagaaaagaaaaacaa ACAAATCCAACAAATGACATCAAGATGGAACATGGAGAGGCAAGATTCACTCAATGCTACACTAGTTACTGGTGTGCAAAATTACAG AGAAAAAGTAGTTTTGATTCATCTTCGGTCACAATGGTTGCACTATGGACTAAAGCACACAAAAGGAAGGATGGACAACTGGTGAATTCACAAGTTGCCAAGACACTT AAATGA